One stretch of Punica granatum isolate Tunisia-2019 chromosome 5, ASM765513v2, whole genome shotgun sequence DNA includes these proteins:
- the LOC116206919 gene encoding NAC domain-containing protein 73-like, with protein MEMNTWCSTNDSGEVEEAADMITTSISRVSGNSDYSGALITYCLSCGHPIELYDQGRIHELPGLPAGVKFDPTDHEILEHLEAKAMEDGKRLHPLIDEFIKTREGDNGICSTHPEKLPDLSMKRSEKRWPNPPLFPPAFEGVHHRHPEAKKNPHGQKHVFKVETTNYSRLGIKACMGSNYRKIGITTTTTALFKVVVSPFLKTKLAQLN; from the exons ATGGAGATGAATACATGGTGTAGCACTAACGACTCCGGCGAAGTGGAAGAAGCAGCTGATATGATAACCACATCGATATCTCGTGTATCCGGCAACTCTGACTATAGTGGAGCATTGATTACCTACTGCCTCTCGTGCGGCCATCCAATCGAGCTCTATGATCAG GGTCGGATCCATGAGCTGCCGGGGCTACCAGCCGGGGTGAAGTTCGATCCCACGGACCATGAAATTTTGGAACATTTGGAAGCGAAAGCTATGGAAGATGGGAAAAGGCTACATCCTCTCATTGATGAATTCATCAAAACCCGAGAAGGCGACAATGGTATTTGCAGCACTCACCCCGAGAAACTACCTg ATCTATCAATGAAGAG GAGTGAGAAGAGATGGCCAAATCCGCCACTTTTTCCACCGGCCTTTGAAGGCGTACACCACCGGCACCCGGAAGCGAAGAAAAATCCACATGGGCAAAAACACGTGTTCAAGGTGGAAACAACTAATTACAGTAGGCTAGGGATCAAAGCTTGCATGGGAAGCAACTACCGGAAGATCGGTATAACAACAACAACTACGGCCCTGTTCAAGGTGGTCGTGAGTCCATTTCTAAAGACCAAATTAGCCCAGCTCAATTGA